The nucleotide sequence ATCAATTTGGTCAGTGATAAAATTTTTCGCAAAAGCGAATCAATTTTATGCTTGTGACGGGGTGTCGTTGAGGCGGGGGTAAATCGTAAAAAGTATTTCGATTTCGGGGCCAAATAcggcaaaaatcaaaagacccaaaaaaagagaagaattTTTAATGATCTCTTATTAATTGAGTTTGCTTTATAGAAGAAGAAGAGTGTGGCAAGGGTCTGCTGCGGGAACGGGGAATTCGCCTTTAGATTTACAATTAGATAAAAGTCGCTGGCTACTTTATTGAGATTTTATGTCTTTAAGCCGCATCCAAGCTGCCGAATGTCCAGGGCCATATCAAAATTGCTCCGTTTCCACGAAATGCCGACAGCCATAAAACACCAAATGAcccagccaaaaaaaaaaaaataatataaaaaataaagggaaaacaataaaagcatATATATGCGATGAGCGAATTATGAGAGTTTGCATTATAATTGCAATTACACTAAATTAGCATTAACCgagcaaaacgaaaaaaaaaggcgcagtcaaaaaacaaaagacttaggcaacgaactcgAGCGAGAAGACCAGAAGCGCGTTGCGTTTCATTTCGGCATTCGATTAAGCAGATCAAAGGGAACCTTAATACGCTTATTAACAagtagctgctgctgttgctgccactgccaccgccTCAGTTGGCGTCGCAGTTGCAGCGCTGCCCGCGATTCTCTCAAATTGCATTGCCCTGCAgtttattattagttttgttattattttgcgTATTCTAAACAAAAACGCAGTACCGCTGCGAAGCGAGAAGGCGAGAGCacgtgagagagagagagagcaacgACGTCGACCGCAGCAGCGAAggcgacagcagcagcggcggtagcagagcagcaacagcaacttcGGCACTTCCACAGCGCAAGGTAAAAATTTCATTCCGTGGCGAGCATTCGACGTGAGCGGACGTTTTGAGCGCGTGTGCCGTGCCGCAGATAACGAAACATCGCAGTGCTATCACCAGAATTGAAAACAGAATCGCATCAAATACATTATACTTCACAGTTGAATGACGagaaatcagaaaaaaatattcccCCGCCCTTCtaaagaaatcaaaatcaCAAGTTTATAAgtgccaaaacaaaaatcaataccGATCGCATACAATGCAGCGCCCCAAAAAGTGCTCAAAACTGTGCTGAAcaaatattatacaaaaaaataataaataagcaaaacaaacaacagaaAATCTATATTTAATCTATTCTATATCTATGTGTAATCGAATCGAAAATGGCAGTCGAACAAATTGATAAAATGGCAGCTAAAGCCGGAGAAGCTACAAATAAATGGATTAAGCCACAGCAGGTGAGTTATCAAAAGCGAACGCCGCAATACGGTAGCCCcacaaatgaaatatgaagCTGCTGCgaaatattatcaaaaaataaataaataaaaatgaatataatcgAAAGAGGGAAAGGGGATATCAAAAGTTGCCGCTTAAGCTGAAACCCCAAAAAATACAGTAGCAcgtcaattaaaattaatagcTTCCGACTTATGCCGCTGGCCAGGTTGTGAGAACTCGGTTGAGAAAACaccaaaaactgaaaacccTCTACAGCTTTATTTACGACATTTGCATAGTCGGGtcgaaatcaatttgaaaatcCTTTGCAAGGGCATAAAAAACGAGATTAAATTTGCCTGCGTGCGCAAAAAGCCACAGAAAAggcggaaaacaaaaacagcaaagaAAAATAAGTTGCAGATTGGTGATgtgaaggggggggggggtgtaaGGGGGGAGGGTTCCGATGCGGAtgagaagaaaacaaaaaggccGACAGAAATGAGCGGGGAATGGGTCTTTAAGTGTAGCTAACCAAAAACcctcatcagcagcagcaacaacaaagtgcAGGCCGCCTTCGTGCGCCCCACTTCGCTTCAAGCTCGAGATCCACACATCCCCGGATCCCCACATCCCCATAGCCATGCCACAGCCACATCTACTCCACTCCTCGGCCGTAGTAGCTACTGTTTTCAAAGTTAAGATCAATGAGTGCGACGACGATGCCTTGGGTTTTTGTAGTTGGCCCGAAGTGCAcggcaaacaattttattggTTATTTAAAACTAGAGTGAATATCTTGCTGATCATTTCCTCAAGCTTTGTAAGTTAAGATGAAAATGACTGATTATATAAATGTTCAAAACAGACTGCTAAACGTTTTAGATAAAATCAGCCAGCTGAATATATCTAAATGCTGTGTTAATTGATTATAGTTACGTTGACTATTGGCTAGTACAACTGCTAATCGAACATTGATTTTGTTTCTATTCAGTTCGTTTACATTTGATCCTTTATTAACTGACCGCTCTTCAACGGAAACTATGAAAATCATATTACTGTTTAAGATCCCCAAAAAAATTTCTCTCGGTGCCCTGCTGGCCAGCTTCGATCTGCTTTGCAACATGCCGCAAACATACACGAGTCCATGGGCGGCAAAGTACAAAGCCGAAAACGGCACGGGTTTAGCGCGCTCGGAGTAAAAAGCGATCAGCGGGCAGCAGCGGTAAAGGCGACCGCTTGGCAGACGTGCGCACAtccacagatacagatactcagatacagatacaaatacagatgcagatactcAGATCAGGCCGGTCTAATAACGCTGCTGTTGGCACTGGCTACACGTTTCGGCGGcttcgcttttgttgttgccgctccACTACCGCttcatacccatacccatacccatataCCCCTTCggattcccattcccattcccattcccgcTTGCCTGCGGCTTCATTTGAGGCTGCTTCCGAATTACCTGCGCCTTTGCCATGCCAGCAATGCAGTAGCaacggcagcggcaacaacagcagccactgCGTTATTTCCCTGCcataaaaagtattaaattgCCGCAAACAGGTGTATTTTTATGCCCGCCAGGCAGAGGAAAACAACTGAAACCATAAGGGGCGGAGCGTTCAGCGTTTCGGGAACTGCAATTATGAGCGCCTAGGCCCGTGGCTTTACGTATTCTAAGCATTgcattacaaaaaaaaaacaaaagaaaaacgcaATTCAGGTCACAACCGCTGAACAAATCAATCATTTACAGCTGCCCAGGATTAGGCAGGTAAAAGTGGGAAAGTTAGCAAATTACCATGGAAAATTAGCGCGCAAAGTTGTGCAGTGCGAAAAACCATAAAGATGACTAAGGTCCAGCTAAAAAAGTTGaatcttaattttattttaattttaaaatattaatttaagcGAAACagtacaaaatatttgtttttttttaaaacatattttactgacaatattatattatataatcaTTGTTGTTTGGTAAATTTGAAAAGGGTCCTTTATGACAAAGACTACCTTGAAATcggtttaataaatattgctATTGTTCTCTGTGTTCCCAATACGATCGCTTACATTTCGgcgatatttttttaaaacttttttattttatttattaagagcGCGCTCTCTTTCGTAACGATTCTGGTTACGCGCGCAAACTGAAGGCAATTGAAAGCCGGCAAACAACAGAGAGACCGGGACAGAGACAGCGATATGGGTGGAGTGAAAGAGATGGGGAAacgcaaatcaaacaaactgGCAGCAggaaccacaacaacaacaataataacaataacaagaacaagaacaacaagtgCCATGAGAACGGCAACGGAAGTTTATTTATGCCCCAGACCGCTGTTTGTTTAAGCGTATTGCGATAAGCTGCGAGTGACTGAAAAAGCGCTCGTCCGtttgtagttgttgttatAGCGTATggtattgttgttgttgctgctgcaagtgCGCCaagaataacaacaacaatagcagcGAAGTGGAGCTGCCCCTACTTTTCCGATCACAGCGACGACGGCCTCCCTTTGATTTGGACAAGGTCGTTATGGATTGTGCTTAGATAATTCAAGGTACAGGCAAGCCTCGCTAAGTCAAACAACTAGCAGAAATTGtgaaaaaaacaatttattttttgtatgtatgttagaatttttttaaacaatttttctttataaatataactaattttaaggcatattgttttaaaattaggATCTTAGCTttgttatatttgtatataaaagATTGTAATAGTCGGGTATAATCAATGGACAAATTACAATTGAAATATCAGAATAATTGGCATAAGCCATTGCAAATATGCCCTTAATCTATTTTAGATCAAATCAACTTTCACGAATTGGCATAACTCGCAATCCCTAAGCTAATGCAAATGGCAATTCGATTAAAAACACTTAAAAGGGGCGCACATTCGCAGTCAATTGCCACCGCAATCGAATCAAATCAATTCCAGTCACAACGGGGCGTATACTcgattttgtttaataaatgaaaaaaagtggaaatgaaaagaaatataaactGTGCATATAAAGAACGCTTAGCGCCATCGCGTCGCAAACGCGACCGAGTATTTGCAGCAATTAATAAAAACTGACAATATAATCGGTGCGACAAGTAGTTGGCTGCCAGCCAGCCCCCAGACATTCGATTCGAATCGAATCGCATGGAATCGCTCCTTTGTCAGCTTCGCCAGTCGGCGAGGAACGGAGGGAGGGGGGGTGtgagttaaaaaaaaaggtggaaaaaagaagaaaataagGCAAAATATTAATAAGCAGTGCCCGCAATTAATAGCGCAACTTAAGACTCTATATAGGGTAATTAAGCGGCGCTTGTGAACATTTTTCCTTTGGCCACGCCGcctctgtttttgttttctgttcgTCGGCGCTGCcgttttctttcgtttttttattattatttacctCTCCCCCCCCCACGACAGGTAAACAACAAGTGCAACGTACGCTCACCCGTATCTCTaggtgtatctgtatctgtatctgtttctTTGCCGGTGTTTACTCAAACGTAAATCCGCGCACGCACACGTGAAAtctttttgtttgtatttattttacttgtttttttgttttatttttttttggttggttggtggtTCATTGTGGCCGCAGTTGGCGCAGTTGAACTAATCAACAATGGAAACTACTCATCTGGTGCTGAGGAGCGAGCTCTTGTCAATTTCGTTGTTTGGCGGCAAACATCAGACGACGAGCGGCTAAGACGACCCGAAAAATATCCAAACCTGTTGTAAGCGTAGTGCAGAGTGGAAAAATCTCAAGGGGATGGGGTGAGAACTAGAAGAATGGGGCAAGTTAGGTTTGAAAAAGCTGGGAATGGAGATACTTCTTAAATAGTATACTTATGTTAAAACATTACAAATGCTATCTTATTTGTTAACTTATAATTCTGCATggaaataattgatttaaatttatattttcaacgTAACAAAATTGATGGCATTCATAAATTAAGCTTGTGCACATCTTAATCGAAATTTATAATGAATACTgtcaaataaaatcaattcaCCATTATTAAAACGTTATCGACTAGGGTATTTGTCAATGATTTTGTTAAACCTAATTTATCTGAATTCCTgcattttgcataattcattTGTATTGAGGAGGGGAACCAGATTGTTGGGTTTATAAATACATAAGTGGCAAAACCACCGATATCGCCgcagatatatatatggatatatttTAATGACGGCTAGCCGGCTACCGTTAGGACCACTTTGCATTCGAATTGAGTTGGCCCAAACGAAATTATACTTTGTAGGCCTTTGGCCAATATAATTGCTAgagtttttgttgctgttgctgttgttgtttcgtttcgtgtttgtgtcatttgcattttgctgtCTGCAAATTGTCGTGGCTGGCTGCAACGAATCGACAGGAATCGGCGGACTTCAAAGGCCTGTATAAACATTGATTGAAGATTTCTTTACGATTTCTGAATGGTTATTTATGCGGAGGCAAGACCGTAGACAGAATTGACAGACTGACACACTGAGACACTAAAATCGTTGCCCATGCTGTCGGCAAAtgtgttttgttgttcttattgttattgtcttatttacaaattgctggaaaatagctaaacaaaaaactcgAACTCAAACTCGAAGTCGAGAATCAGCGAAACGACGAAGCAAATCGCCAGATAGCTCATTTGATTGATGTGtgtaagagagagagagagaaaaaaaaggggggggaAGAAACAACGAGGCGACCTTAAGTTCAAAGCCAAGAACTGGTGATTACCACGCGTCAGCGGCCATGACattgtgaaattgaaatttgtttgactggcccacggggcgtatgattAACAACAATTTCTTGCCATGtttgactaaatacctaaaggTTGTCTCTCCACGCTGCTCTCtatgtaaaaaaaacaaaaacaacaagaaatctaccaaaaaaaaaaccaaaatggaGTCAAAGGGAAAGGTGGGGGAAAACAACACAACGAAACGGCAGGCGGCAAAAATTTCTTTGATCTTATCGCAAAGCTTCTTGCTCGCATTTTGATCAAAGCAAGTTTTCcgccaaaaacacacacacacatacacgcacacaatGGGTCGCGTGAGAGAGCCGTGAGTGATTTTTCGGCGCAAACAGAGAGCAGCATCTTTTCTCTCATCTAAGACTTTTTTTTAACTCTAAACGCACACTAAAGCAATTCTCTTTACCGCTCTTTTCTCAATCAGCCGCTGCTAACGCTTCTGCTGCTCTTAGCCACGTTCAGTCAGCTGCCAGCCgtttgcagcagcagcatcttgGATGCGGCGAGTCTGCAGGAGAAGGATCCATTGAGGGACACCAGCATGAACATGATCCAGCGCAACTACATGGTGATGCACTCGGCCAGCGGCTCCGGTGACCACAGCCGCTCCCTGAAACGCGCCAATCTGGCCAACACGAGCATCACCTGCAACGATGGCAGTCATGCCGGTTTCTATCTGCGCAAGCATCCCAGCTCCAAGAAGTGGATCGTTCTACTCGAAGGTGGCTGGCACTGTTTCGATGTGCGCTCGTGCCGCTCCAGATGGATGCGACTGCGCCACCTAATGACCTCCTCCCAGTGGCCAGAGACGAGAGATGGTGAGTgtgatataaaaataaatgaaataacaatgATTTCTAATCATTTCATTCTTCATTTTCCAGTTGGCGGCATTCTATCGCCACATCCCGAGGAGAATCCCTACTGGCACAATGCCAACCATGTGCTCATCCCGTACTGCAGCAGTGATTCGTGGTCGGGAACACGAACGGAGCCGGATACCAGCGATCGGGAGAACAGTTGGCGGTTCATGGGTGCCCTGATTCTGCGCCAGGTGATCGCCGAGCTGATTCCCGTGGGATTGGGCCGAGTGCCGGGTGGCGAACTGATGCTCGTTGGCTCATCGGCTGGTGGCATGGGTGTAATGCTCAATTTGGATCGCATTCGAGACTTTCTGGTCAACGAGAAAAAGCTACAGATCACAGTGAGGGGAGTGAGTGACTCGGGTTGGTTCCTGGACAGAGAGCCATACACGCCGGCGGCCGTGGCCTCCAATGAGGCAGTGCGTCAGGGTTGGAAGTTGTGGCAGGGCTTGCTGCCCGAGGAGTGCACCAAAAGTTATCCCACGGAGCCATGGAGATGTTACTATGGATACCGACTATATCCCACTTTGAAAAGTAAGTTTGTCTATGACTTGAAGACTTTTAGACTTTATTTAACCTGCTTTTCTCCACCAAACAGCTCCGCTTTTCGTTTTCCAATGGCTTTTCGACGAGGCCCAAATGCGAGTGGATAATGTTGGAGCACCCGTGACGCCTCAGCAATGGAACTACATCCACGAAATGGGCGGCGCCCTGAGATCCTCGCTGGACAATGTGAGCGCAGTGTTTGCACCCAGTTGCATAGGTCATGGGGTGCTCTTCAAACGGGATTGGGTCAATATCAAGATCGACGATATATCGCTGCCCTCAGCGCTGCGCTGTTGGGAGCACTCAACGCGCAGTAGGCGTCATGACAAGCTCAAGCGTTCCACGGAACCATCGACGGCGGTCTCGCATCCAGAACATGCCAATAACCAAAGACACCAGCGACACCGTCAGCGGCTGCAGCGACAGAAGCATAACAATGTGGCCCAATCTGGAGGGCAGCAGCGCAAGCACAATCACCTGAGCAAGGAGGAGCGAGAGGAGCGAAAACGATTGCGCCAGGAGCAGCGACAGAGGCGGAAGCAACGTcgccgccagcagcagcaaaagaagGCCAATGGCGGGCAGGAGCATCGCAATAAGAAGGACAACAGCCCCAAGTCGAGCAATGGCAATGATCAGCGGAAACAGCGACGGCGCCAGCAATTGACAGCCGAGGAAAGGCAGGAGCAGCGCAAGCGACGCAGGAAggctcagcagcagcagatgaaAATGCAGCGGGAACAGCCGGCGGCGGGTGTTTTCCTGGAAGCGAGTGCGCCCCAGAAGACACGCTCCTCCAACAACGCCTCCGCGGGCACAAAGTCCAAGAAGCGACATCGCGTTCCGCGAGTGCCAGAGAAATGCGGCCTCCGTCTGCTGGAACGCTGCAGTTGGCCGCAATGCAATCACTCGTGTCCCACGCTCACCAATCCCATGACCGGCGAGGAGATGCGATTCCTCGAGCTGCTCACCGCCTTTGGCTTGGACATCGAGGCGGTGGCCGCCGCTCTGGGAGTCGATATGCACACGCTCAACAACATGGAGCGCACCGAGTTGGTCAACATGCTCACCCAGCAGGCTAACTAGGCTCACCAAATACCCTGTACCCTTTTGGGGGGATCCGAAAGTGGGCATGGAAATCGTAGGAGCAGGAAAATAGTTAAGGAATATTATGGACAATTTCTTAGTTTCTAgcttaaagtaaacaaaaattgaCTTTTTAACTTTGACAAGTTAGTTCAAGTTAGTTCTTGAATATTTTTCGAACTACAAACTTAACGATTGATCCTTAACGATTTTAGCTATTCCTTCAGTCATTGATAATAACTtcttatttttagtttttattattttcgaaAAAAGATCACCCTACGATTTGCTCGCACTTTTTGGAGGTCCAAAACCATCGAGCCACCCTACTGTAAATAGGCGCcctgtatatatatagtttgtaGGTGGGGCCGCTCTGTACATATTACATAAtaccacccaaaaaaaaaacacacacacactcacattaGAGGAGACAACTCCAATTCCTAGAACACACCAAGAAGAAAAGACATGCGCATAGTACCCAGTAATTAAGcagaatttatttatagtCCTACTCGAACTGCAACTCctattcgtattcgtattcgtattcgtactcgtactcgtattcacattcacattcgcCACATTTATTCATTCGCATTCTGCAATCATaatcaaagaaatgaaatcTGCTTAACGAGAAACTAAACACAAATGCAACCACAAGactgtttttatgttttttttttacatatatacatatattgataAATAGCATAGTTTACATAGATATGTTTAATGCTTAATGAACGTAAATGtttatgtaatttatttgataGTTTATGACCCGTTTAGGATTTTACTTGTGTGTGGAATCTAGACTGTTTCAAATGCCCCACGcatatgattattatttttttatgtattttttttttatatatatatacatttattttgtacCTACCTCAGATCAGTAAGAATGAATGAAATTGATAAACAGCTGCCTTCACATATCATTGCGTACCTGTGCAACGAAAATCAAATACTTAATACTTAACTTAATACCGCCCGCATTCCgttaaataaagaaaaaaataaagaaagaaagaattaagtaaatacaaaatacaataGCTAACCAGAAGCGAAGTGAACAAATCGAATAAATAATTGTAGCAATGTTTGTAAAAAATTTCTAGATAAGCGAGAATAAATCGCATACAAattaactatttaaatttagtAACTTATGCTAAGCCTGTACAGAACTGGTTGAAGTTTAGCCCTAAGAATTGTTGTACTTAAACTTAGTGATAATCATAAACGTAATGCAATTCGCAAGCTTATTAGCTTTTGTTAGCGTTCTTCAAATGAACTGGTtatcattttcaaaatgaaatgatgAAATCGACCAATATTTGAAACAGGAAACCAATCCAATAAACCCGACAAAATAATTATATGCAAACTCTGTctaactatttatttatttacttatataTTTCAACTATTATATTTTATCTTGGTCGTCGACAGGCTTCACATAATGCTTTTGTGCACCAGCGATTATTATTGCCACCACATCCTAGGTAGTTGAATTGTGTGCAGTTTTTTGTCCGTGTATTGTAGTGCCACATATTTTTGTTGGCCGATTTCTTGCATTTGCTTTTGCGATTGTTACCGCCATCGAGATTCCCGGCACACTTTGAATCCTCTACAAAATATTCGAAATATAATTCCTGCGTATAATTGGGGATAAAAACTACTTACTGGGCTTTCCCTTGCATCGAGTTACTCCAGTTACATTCGCAAAAATGCAAACAGTCATAACGACGGCGATGAGAATCAAAGTGCTATTCCGCATTTTGGCCACAAACTTGCATTCGTGATTTACGATTTTAGAATAAGGCATTAACTTTGCTGGCGCGCCCTTTATAAAGTCCAgtgctaaaaatatttatattaactttatttttagcatGCCATTGCTTTGTACAAAAGCTGAGGGGCAAAACAAGAAAACTGCACGTGTTTGTAATAATAGTCTTTTTATAATTCGAAgaacaattatttaaaacttcTCATTTACGTAAGTAAAGACATTCTGGCTTAAAAGATTTTGTTGATT is from Drosophila melanogaster chromosome 3L and encodes:
- the Notum gene encoding notum; the encoded protein is MAVEQIDKMAAKAGEATNKWIKPQQPLLTLLLLLATFSQLPAVCSSSILDAASLQEKDPLRDTSMNMIQRNYMVMHSASGSGDHSRSLKRANLANTSITCNDGSHAGFYLRKHPSSKKWIVLLEGGWHCFDVRSCRSRWMRLRHLMTSSQWPETRDVGGILSPHPEENPYWHNANHVLIPYCSSDSWSGTRTEPDTSDRENSWRFMGALILRQVIAELIPVGLGRVPGGELMLVGSSAGGMGVMLNLDRIRDFLVNEKKLQITVRGVSDSGWFLDREPYTPAAVASNEAVRQGWKLWQGLLPEECTKSYPTEPWRCYYGYRLYPTLKTPLFVFQWLFDEAQMRVDNVGAPVTPQQWNYIHEMGGALRSSLDNVSAVFAPSCIGHGVLFKRDWVNIKIDDISLPSALRCWEHSTRSRRHDKLKRSTEPSTAVSHPEHANNQRHQRHRQRLQRQKHNNVAQSGGQQRKHNHLSKEEREERKRLRQEQRQRRKQRRRQQQQKKANGGQEHRNKKDNSPKSSNGNDQRKQRRRQQLTAEERQEQRKRRRKAQQQQMKMQREQPAAGVFLEASAPQKTRSSNNASAGTKSKKRHRVPRVPEKCGLRLLERCSWPQCNHSCPTLTNPMTGEEMRFLELLTAFGLDIEAVAAALGVDMHTLNNMERTELVNMLTQQAN
- the CG42717 gene encoding uncharacterized protein produces the protein MRNSTLILIAVVMTVCIFANVTGVTRCKGKPKDSKCAGNLDGGNNRKSKCKKSANKNMWHYNTRTKNCTQFNYLGCGGNNNRWCTKALCEACRRPR